The DNA sequence TTTGGGATTTGCTCCTCATTTTGGTTCGAAGAATCCGTTCTCTTTTATGGAGCTTCAGGATGTTCAGGAGTTAACAAACTTCTTTGAACGACGTGTTGCTGCATACCAGATGGGCGTAGAGGGCGAAGTCGCATTTGACGAAGCTTTCTAAGCTTAATCACTGAATGTGATTATTTATAAACCTCCGCATCGGGACCCTTTCTCCTGGTGTGGAGGTTTTTTTTTGTTCGAAAATGAATATTACGACGCGGCGAACGCACAAGGGCATAGGATTTGTATGATGACAATGTTCGGGGGAATTCGGTAAAAAAGAGGGGAAATGGAGGCGCGAACCGGATTCGAACCGGTGAATAACGGTTTTGCAGACCGCCCCCTTAACCACTTGGGTATCGCGCCGAGCCGAGGATGATATGCCGCAGGGAGGGCCTTCATGTCAAGAGATGGTGTGTTTTTTGCCAGAACTCGTTGCTTTACACAGGCTCAGTGACATCGCAAAATGAAATCATGTCGAACTTAAGAGATGAACTGGCTCAAAGACTCGGAGAGCAGCTGGCTGATGCGATGCGCTCAGATGCCCGTGGTCGCTCCTACCCGGTGGCTTGGTCCAGTGTGAAGCCACAGGAGCCCGGGGAGCCCTGTGCGGACTCTGGTCGCCTGACCCGGCCGCCGCCAGGCACTGCATCCGTGAGGCCTTCTGTGCCAGCTCCACAGCCATCTATGAGAGCAGGGGACGATGTCTTATCTAATGCGGCGGACAGTGCATTTTTCTCGAAGAACGAATCCGGCGAAGCCACATTCGAGCTGATGATATCTGACGAACTCTTCGAAAATCTGCGGTGCAGCATTACAGTCGGCAAGGGCGGCGTTAACGCTGTCTTTCATGTGGGCAGTGACCAAGACCTTCGGCGACTGCTGGAAGCCGAATCAGGGCGCCTGAGGGCTTCCCTGGAGGCCAAGGGGCTTCGCTCGGTGACGGTGTCTATCGAGACCGAGTGATGGGTGAAGTAATGGTCCCGAGGATCGGACCCTTTAGAAGAACACGACCATCGGCAATACTGTAATTTAAGCTTTGTGCCTCAAGCTCTAGGCCTTCTGCCTTGATATGTATGGGGCCTTCGCCCTGAATCGTCGCTTCTTTACGCACATATCGGAGCTTCTGGGTCACAATGGTTCGGTGGTACCCATCCTCAAGCACTGCCTGCTCAAGTACCGCGTCGTGGGTGAGGGGAGATAGTGCACCCGTTGGAGCTTTGAGGGTGAGCGTGTTTCCTTGATTTTGGACCTGGTGGGTGATGACAACATTTTGGACGCGGGTTGAATCGAGGCCTCCAGAGGCAATTTTCGCATAAGCCTTCCAGGTCGGGTTCTCAGGGTCACCTTCTTGAAGAACAAGGTCAGAGATTTCAAATCTATCAGCGGATTCACTGAATTCACCTGGGCTCCCGGCCGTAGAGTCTCCAGGCTTGCAGCTGAGGTTGCTAAGAAGAAGTGAAATAGGTAGGACAATGAACCATCGGTACATGACCATGGCATATCACATGGAAGAATGAATTAGGAAGTATGGAAGAATCATCCAAAGACTTTGACCGGCTAGGCGGGGAAGCGGGCTTACGGGCACTTATTGATGATTTCGTGGCGACTGTCTTCGATGATGTGATGATTGGGTTCTTTTTCCGCAACGCCAACCGAGCTCGTATTCAAGAGATGGAATACCAGCACGCGGCTGAGTATTTGGGGGGCCCCGTGATCTACAGCGGCCGCTCGCTTGCCCAAGCTCACAAAGCGCACCCAATTATGGGGGGCC is a window from the Deltaproteobacteria bacterium genome containing:
- a CDS encoding group 1 truncated hemoglobin, with translation MEESSKDFDRLGGEAGLRALIDDFVATVFDDVMIGFFFRNANRARIQEMEYQHAAEYLGGPVIYSGRSLAQAHKAHPIMGGQFARRKQLLKEAMERHSVPEDITTRWLDHTESLREAITGDPGDECLGAAAPEQNKD
- the lptC gene encoding LPS export ABC transporter periplasmic protein LptC, producing MYRWFIVLPISLLLSNLSCKPGDSTAGSPGEFSESADRFEISDLVLQEGDPENPTWKAYAKIASGGLDSTRVQNVVITHQVQNQGNTLTLKAPTGALSPLTHDAVLEQAVLEDGYHRTIVTQKLRYVRKEATIQGEGPIHIKAEGLELEAQSLNYSIADGRVLLKGPILGTITSPITRSR